The Candidatus Koribacter versatilis Ellin345 genome has a segment encoding these proteins:
- a CDS encoding PadR family transcriptional regulator, with protein sequence MSEKEQYKNRIELLQGTLDMLILQTLQWGPQHGYGIVQAIRLRSGDALQVETGSLYPALHRLQRQGWVQSEWKQSESKQRARYYRITATGKKQLVSDLGRWERIVEAIGSVMYVKPEESES encoded by the coding sequence ATGAGCGAGAAGGAACAGTATAAAAACCGGATTGAGTTGCTGCAGGGAACACTCGACATGCTTATTCTTCAGACCCTGCAATGGGGACCGCAGCACGGGTACGGCATTGTCCAGGCGATACGTTTGCGATCCGGAGATGCGCTTCAAGTCGAGACCGGCTCACTGTATCCGGCTCTCCATCGATTGCAGCGTCAGGGCTGGGTCCAATCTGAGTGGAAGCAGTCCGAGAGCAAGCAAAGAGCCCGGTATTACCGAATCACAGCCACGGGGAAAAAGCAGTTGGTCTCCGATCTGGGCCGATGGGAGCGGATCGTCGAAGCGATTGGGTCGGTGATGTACGTCAAGCCGGAGGAGAGTGAGTCATGA